A genomic segment from Bradyrhizobium sp. CB1015 encodes:
- a CDS encoding META domain-containing protein, whose product MVSLLRLLCAAVAMLAMSTLARAEEGFPFGTEMTLEASPQAGSKRIPNIEIGDNGEVVLELWCKGGKGQFSVAGNTVIFVPGQIQDRNCPPARAQADDELVAALGSVETWKRQGDVLTLIGPKPLRFRTTGN is encoded by the coding sequence ATGGTTTCGCTTCTGCGCTTGCTGTGTGCGGCGGTTGCAATGCTCGCGATGTCCACGCTCGCGCGTGCGGAGGAGGGGTTTCCCTTCGGCACCGAGATGACGCTGGAAGCGTCGCCGCAGGCAGGCTCGAAGCGGATTCCCAACATCGAGATCGGCGACAATGGCGAGGTCGTGCTGGAGCTCTGGTGCAAGGGCGGCAAGGGCCAGTTCTCGGTCGCCGGCAACACCGTGATCTTCGTCCCCGGCCAGATCCAGGACCGCAACTGTCCGCCGGCGAGAGCACAGGCCGACGACGAGCTCGTCGCAGCCCTCGGCAGCGTCGAGACCTGGAAGCGCCAGGGCGACGTGCTGACGCTGATCGGCCCGAAGCCGCTGCGCTTCAGGACGACGGGGAATTAG
- a CDS encoding L-lactate permease — protein sequence MWNQIYDPLHSPVLSTIAAAVPVVTLLVLIASGRVQAHIAAVIAVIVTNLITIFVFTMPANMSIRASVLGIVTGFFPIGWIVLNVIFLYQVTVATGRFELLKRAVGGVTEDRRLQLLLIAFSFGAFFEGASGFGTPVAITGAVLIGLGFSPLAASGLSLIANTAPVAYGALGTPIQGLASVTGLDPYILGAMVGRQLPFFSLIVPFWVVWAFAGWRGMKDVWPAILVTGVSFAIPQYVISNHINPWIVDIGASLISMGALILFLKVWHPRQLWLSPELRGHDESAATMTPAKPLDKTPLTQAELWSALLPWIIVCVVMLVWGNGAFKAWANSIFVWNYPVPELHQMINKMPPVAPGPTKESAVFAFTYLSFTGTGMLIAAIISGLLMGVGPGKLVTQYGRTIRLCAISLITISAMLAIGTLTRLSGVDATLGLAFAATGVLYPFFGTLLGWLGVALTGSDTASNVLFGNLQKITSEQLGLSPILMGAANSSGGVMGKMIDAQSIVVASTATNWYGHEGTILRFVFWHSIVLACLVGVLVTLQAYVWPFTALVLK from the coding sequence ATGTGGAATCAAATCTATGATCCGCTGCACAGCCCGGTGCTGTCCACGATCGCGGCGGCGGTGCCCGTCGTCACGCTGCTGGTGCTGATCGCGAGCGGCCGCGTCCAAGCGCATATCGCAGCCGTCATCGCCGTGATCGTGACCAACCTGATCACGATCTTCGTCTTCACCATGCCGGCGAACATGTCGATCCGCGCTTCGGTGCTGGGCATCGTCACCGGGTTCTTCCCGATCGGCTGGATCGTCCTCAACGTCATCTTCCTCTACCAGGTCACGGTGGCCACCGGGCGCTTCGAGCTGCTCAAGCGCGCGGTCGGCGGCGTCACCGAGGACCGGCGGCTGCAATTGCTGCTGATCGCGTTCTCGTTCGGGGCGTTCTTCGAGGGCGCCTCGGGCTTCGGCACGCCGGTCGCGATCACGGGCGCGGTGCTGATCGGGCTCGGCTTCTCGCCGCTCGCGGCCTCCGGCCTGTCGCTGATCGCGAACACCGCGCCGGTCGCTTATGGCGCGCTGGGCACGCCGATCCAGGGCCTCGCCTCGGTCACCGGCCTCGATCCTTACATCCTGGGCGCCATGGTCGGACGGCAATTGCCGTTCTTCTCGCTGATCGTGCCGTTCTGGGTGGTGTGGGCGTTCGCGGGCTGGCGGGGCATGAAGGACGTCTGGCCGGCGATCCTCGTCACCGGCGTGTCGTTCGCGATCCCGCAATACGTGATCTCGAACCACATCAATCCCTGGATCGTCGACATCGGCGCGTCGCTGATCTCGATGGGGGCGCTGATCCTGTTCCTGAAGGTATGGCACCCGAGGCAGCTCTGGCTGTCGCCGGAGCTGCGTGGACACGATGAATCGGCGGCGACCATGACGCCGGCGAAGCCGCTCGACAAAACCCCGCTGACGCAAGCGGAGCTCTGGAGCGCGCTGCTGCCGTGGATCATCGTCTGCGTCGTGATGCTGGTTTGGGGCAACGGCGCCTTCAAGGCCTGGGCGAACTCGATCTTCGTCTGGAACTATCCCGTTCCCGAGCTGCACCAGATGATCAACAAGATGCCGCCGGTTGCGCCAGGGCCGACCAAGGAGAGCGCGGTGTTCGCCTTCACCTACCTGTCCTTCACCGGCACGGGCATGCTGATTGCGGCCATCATCTCCGGCCTCCTGATGGGCGTCGGTCCGGGCAAGCTCGTGACGCAGTATGGCCGCACCATTCGGCTCTGCGCGATCTCGCTGATCACGATCTCGGCGATGCTCGCGATCGGCACCTTGACGCGCCTGTCCGGCGTCGACGCCACGCTTGGCTTGGCGTTCGCCGCCACCGGCGTGCTCTATCCCTTCTTCGGCACGCTGCTCGGCTGGCTGGGCGTGGCGCTGACCGGATCGGACACCGCCTCCAACGTGCTATTCGGCAACCTGCAGAAGATCACCTCCGAGCAGCTCGGCCTGTCGCCGATCCTGATGGGCGCGGCGAACTCCTCCGGCGGCGTGATGGGCAAGATGATCGACGCGCAGTCGATCGTGGTCGCCTCCACCGCTACCAATTGGTACGGCCATGAGGGAACCATCCTGCGCTTCGTGTTCTGGCACTCGATCGTGCTGGCGTGCCTCGTCGGCGTGCTCGTGACGTTGCAGGCCTATGTCTGGCCGTTCACGGCGCTCGTCCTGAAGTAG
- a CDS encoding ABC transporter ATP-binding protein/permease, whose amino-acid sequence MKNISATLAIVWRIAAPYFRSEDKWAGRGLLAAVVAMELALVAIDVLVNQWQNRFYSALQNSDWDAFVTQIWIFVALASTYIALAVYKLYLNQWLQIRWRQWLTRHYLGEWLAGSTHYRMQLKGDAADNPDQRITEDVKNFVEQTLTIGLGLLSSIVTLFSFVIILWGLSNAAPLRLFGTDVMIPGYLCWGALIYAIFGTALTHWIGSPLVNLNFEQQRYEADFRFNLVRVRENSEQIALLRGEGAERARLLDRFGFVIANWYGIMSRTKRLTAFTASYQQAAVLFPYVLVAPAFFAKKIQLGDMMQTASAFSSVQGALSFFVTAYRSLAEWRSIVARLDGFEMSVASAVNLPAHEPAIALEVAGRQVDLAQLCVNLPNGTPLVAAKAFTVQASERVLVTGPSGSGKSTLFRAIAGIWPFGTGTVVVPEKAKLMMLPQRPYFPVGVLRDAVVYPAASGAFDTAQIRDALIAVGLPDLAERLAEDGHWNRMLSLGEQQRLGLARALLHAPDYLFLDEATASLDEPSEARLYRLLTEKLPQATIVSIGHRSTLDAFHTRKVTLVKDGAIHVVGGERAAAEPSAAR is encoded by the coding sequence GTGAAGAATATCAGCGCCACGCTCGCGATCGTCTGGCGAATCGCCGCCCCCTATTTCCGATCCGAGGACAAATGGGCCGGCCGCGGCCTGCTCGCGGCCGTGGTCGCGATGGAGCTGGCGCTGGTCGCGATCGACGTGCTGGTGAACCAGTGGCAGAACCGGTTCTACAGCGCGCTCCAGAACAGCGACTGGGACGCGTTCGTCACGCAGATCTGGATCTTCGTCGCGCTGGCCTCGACCTATATCGCGCTGGCGGTCTACAAGCTGTACCTGAACCAATGGCTCCAGATCCGCTGGCGGCAATGGCTGACGCGACATTATCTCGGCGAGTGGCTGGCGGGCTCGACGCATTATCGCATGCAGCTCAAGGGCGATGCGGCCGACAACCCGGACCAGCGCATCACCGAGGACGTCAAGAACTTCGTCGAGCAGACGCTGACCATCGGGCTCGGCCTGCTATCGTCGATCGTGACGCTGTTCTCCTTCGTCATCATCCTTTGGGGCCTTTCCAACGCCGCACCGCTGCGCCTGTTCGGCACCGATGTCATGATCCCCGGCTATCTGTGCTGGGGCGCGCTGATCTACGCGATCTTCGGCACCGCGCTGACGCACTGGATCGGCTCGCCGCTGGTCAATCTCAATTTCGAGCAGCAGCGCTATGAAGCCGACTTCCGCTTCAACCTCGTCCGCGTGCGCGAGAATTCCGAGCAGATCGCGCTGCTCAGGGGCGAAGGCGCCGAACGTGCCCGCCTGCTGGATCGCTTCGGCTTCGTGATCGCCAATTGGTACGGCATCATGAGCCGGACCAAACGCCTCACCGCGTTCACGGCCAGCTACCAGCAGGCCGCCGTGCTCTTTCCCTACGTGCTGGTGGCGCCGGCCTTCTTCGCCAAGAAGATCCAGCTCGGCGACATGATGCAGACCGCATCCGCCTTCTCCAGCGTCCAAGGCGCGCTGTCGTTCTTCGTCACGGCCTACCGGTCGCTGGCGGAATGGCGCTCGATCGTTGCACGTCTCGACGGCTTCGAGATGTCGGTCGCCTCGGCCGTCAATTTGCCGGCGCATGAGCCTGCGATCGCGCTGGAGGTCGCCGGCCGCCAGGTCGACCTCGCGCAGCTCTGCGTGAACCTGCCCAACGGCACGCCGCTGGTGGCCGCCAAGGCCTTCACGGTTCAGGCCTCGGAGCGCGTGCTGGTGACCGGACCGTCCGGCTCCGGCAAGTCCACGCTGTTCCGGGCCATCGCCGGCATCTGGCCGTTCGGCACCGGCACGGTCGTCGTCCCGGAGAAGGCAAAGCTGATGATGCTGCCGCAGCGGCCCTATTTCCCGGTCGGCGTGCTGCGGGATGCTGTAGTCTATCCGGCAGCGTCCGGTGCGTTCGACACCGCGCAGATCCGCGACGCCCTGATCGCAGTCGGGCTGCCCGATCTCGCCGAGCGGCTCGCGGAGGACGGCCACTGGAACCGGATGCTTTCGCTCGGCGAGCAGCAGCGTCTCGGGCTTGCGCGCGCGCTGCTGCATGCGCCGGACTATCTGTTCCTGGACGAGGCCACCGCCTCGCTCGACGAGCCGTCGGAAGCCCGGCTCTACCGGCTGCTGACGGAGAAGCTGCCGCAGGCCACCATCGTCTCGATCGGCCACCGCTCGACGCTCGACGCCTTCCACACCCGCAAGGTGACGCTGGTGAAGGACGGAGCGATCCACGTCGTCGGCGGCGAGCGGGCTGCGGCGGAGCCGAGCGCCGCTCGCTGA
- a CDS encoding TorF family putative porin: MKKVALLATALAMVTTGSAFAADLRVKALKAPPPPAFDPWDIAFGGAIMSDYIFRGITQSNHKPSVAAYIEPRYNVTKDLQLYFGVAGESISFPNRAAAEIDVYGGIRPTFGAFAFDIGVWGYLYPGGTCYYGAPAIDFAGNFQGAECAEKALLNTNVIKKDLSFFEVYGKFTYTVNDNWSFGLNEYYTPSFLNSGAWGNYTSIVGKFTAPSTIFGSSGVGMYVSGEFGRQWLGTSDSFYGTFAFPNGIKYADYNTWNIGIGFTYKIMTLDLRYSDTDLSKGDCNAFTSDYSARGNITASSGTFLTPINPSGVGSNWCGAAGIAKLSFDLTAATNLK; the protein is encoded by the coding sequence ATGAAAAAAGTGGCTTTGTTGGCAACGGCGCTGGCAATGGTGACGACGGGTTCCGCCTTCGCAGCGGATTTGCGCGTAAAGGCACTGAAAGCCCCGCCGCCGCCGGCCTTCGATCCGTGGGATATCGCCTTCGGCGGCGCGATCATGAGCGACTACATCTTCCGCGGCATCACCCAGTCGAACCACAAGCCCTCGGTCGCGGCCTATATCGAGCCCCGTTACAACGTCACCAAGGACCTCCAGCTCTATTTCGGCGTCGCGGGTGAGAGCATCTCCTTCCCGAACCGCGCGGCGGCCGAGATCGACGTCTACGGCGGTATCCGCCCGACCTTCGGCGCCTTCGCCTTCGACATCGGTGTCTGGGGTTATCTCTATCCGGGTGGCACCTGCTATTATGGCGCGCCTGCGATCGATTTCGCCGGTAACTTCCAGGGTGCAGAGTGTGCCGAGAAGGCCCTGCTCAACACCAACGTGATCAAGAAGGATCTGAGCTTCTTCGAAGTCTACGGCAAGTTCACCTATACGGTGAACGACAACTGGTCGTTCGGCCTCAATGAATACTACACGCCGAGCTTCCTGAACTCGGGAGCTTGGGGCAACTACACCTCGATCGTGGGCAAATTTACTGCTCCCAGCACGATTTTCGGCTCGAGCGGCGTCGGCATGTATGTGTCGGGTGAGTTCGGCCGGCAGTGGCTCGGCACGTCCGACAGCTTCTATGGTACCTTTGCGTTCCCGAACGGCATCAAGTACGCCGACTACAACACCTGGAACATCGGCATCGGCTTCACCTACAAGATCATGACCCTCGACCTGCGCTACTCCGACACCGACCTGTCGAAGGGCGACTGCAACGCCTTCACCAGCGACTATTCGGCGCGCGGCAACATCACCGCTTCGAGCGGCACCTTCCTGACGCCGATCAATCCGAGCGGCGTCGGCTCCAACTGGTGCGGCGCGGCCGGTATCGCCAAGCTCTCGTTCGACCTGACGGCGGCGACCAATCTGAAGTAA
- a CDS encoding histone — translation MAKAKKKKSKKAKKAKKAVAAKKTAKKTTKKKAAKKTAKKSAKKAAPKKAAKKTAKKAAAKKAAPKKAAKKAAPKKAKAAPAPKPSAPAETPAPAETSWAMPSSSAEAAPAEGQG, via the coding sequence ATGGCGAAAGCGAAGAAGAAGAAAAGCAAGAAGGCCAAGAAGGCCAAAAAGGCCGTAGCGGCGAAGAAGACCGCGAAGAAGACGACGAAGAAGAAGGCAGCCAAGAAGACCGCGAAGAAATCTGCCAAGAAGGCCGCCCCGAAGAAGGCTGCCAAGAAGACAGCAAAGAAGGCGGCGGCCAAGAAGGCTGCTCCGAAGAAGGCCGCGAAGAAGGCGGCACCGAAGAAGGCGAAGGCAGCGCCTGCTCCGAAGCCGTCGGCACCGGCGGAGACTCCGGCGCCCGCCGAGACAAGCTGGGCGATGCCTTCGTCTTCTGCGGAAGCGGCGCCGGCCGAGGGACAGGGGTAG
- the glcF gene encoding glycolate oxidase subunit GlcF codes for MKTEFSLAQLADPDIAEADKILRACVHCGFCTATCPTYVLLGDELDSPRGRIYLIKEMLEKDQAPTADVVKHIDRCLSCLACMTTCPSGVNYMHLVDQARVRIEQRYRRPLAERLLRQVLAFVLPDPQRFRISMWLARLARPLGVLLPTPRPSATPGLIQRIKAMLALAPNRLPPAGPAAGSVFAALGKKRGRVALLQGCAQQVLAPRINQAAISLLTRHGIEVVLVRDEQCCGALTHHLGNDQDALARARANVAAWRKEMAGEGLDAILVTTSGCGTVIKDYGYLLREDTAFAADAAKVSALAKDITEYVAGLELATAARADDIVVAYHSACSLQHGQKITGLPKELLSKNGFVVKDVPESHLCCGSAGTYNILQPELAGRLRDRKVANIASVKPDMIAAGNIGCMVQIASGTSVPVVHTIELLDWATGGARPALNAQV; via the coding sequence ATGAAGACCGAATTCTCACTGGCGCAGCTCGCCGACCCCGATATCGCGGAAGCCGACAAGATCCTGCGCGCCTGCGTCCATTGCGGCTTCTGCACCGCAACCTGCCCGACCTATGTGCTGCTCGGCGACGAGCTCGATAGCCCCCGCGGCCGCATCTATCTGATCAAGGAGATGCTGGAGAAGGACCAGGCGCCGACCGCCGACGTGGTCAAGCATATCGACCGTTGCCTGTCGTGCCTTGCCTGCATGACGACCTGCCCCTCGGGCGTCAACTACATGCACCTCGTCGACCAGGCCCGGGTCCGGATCGAGCAGCGCTATCGGCGGCCGCTGGCCGAGCGGTTGTTGCGCCAGGTGCTGGCCTTCGTCCTGCCGGACCCGCAGCGCTTTCGCATCAGCATGTGGCTGGCGCGGCTCGCCCGTCCGCTGGGGGTCTTGCTGCCGACGCCCCGGCCTTCGGCGACGCCCGGCTTGATCCAGCGGATCAAGGCGATGCTGGCGCTGGCGCCGAACCGGCTGCCGCCCGCAGGGCCTGCCGCCGGCAGCGTGTTCGCAGCGCTCGGCAAGAAGCGCGGACGCGTGGCGCTGCTCCAGGGCTGCGCCCAGCAGGTGCTGGCGCCCCGCATCAACCAGGCCGCCATCAGTCTCCTGACCCGCCATGGCATCGAGGTTGTCCTGGTCCGGGACGAGCAGTGCTGTGGCGCGCTGACCCATCACCTCGGCAACGACCAGGATGCGCTGGCGCGGGCTCGCGCCAACGTCGCGGCGTGGCGGAAGGAAATGGCCGGCGAGGGGCTCGATGCCATCCTGGTGACGACCTCCGGCTGCGGCACGGTGATCAAGGATTACGGCTATCTCCTGCGCGAGGACACAGCGTTCGCGGCCGATGCGGCGAAGGTGTCGGCGCTCGCCAAGGACATCACCGAATACGTCGCCGGCCTCGAGCTTGCGACGGCGGCGAGAGCGGACGACATCGTCGTCGCCTATCACTCCGCGTGTTCGTTGCAGCATGGACAGAAAATCACAGGCCTTCCGAAAGAATTGCTTTCCAAGAATGGATTCGTGGTGAAAGATGTGCCCGAGAGCCATTTGTGTTGCGGTTCGGCGGGGACTTACAACATTCTCCAGCCCGAGCTTGCGGGCCGGTTGCGTGATCGCAAGGTCGCCAACATCGCGAGCGTCAAGCCGGACATGATTGCCGCGGGCAATATCGGCTGCATGGTGCAGATTGCCAGTGGCACGTCAGTTCCGGTCGTACACACGATTGAGCTTCTCGATTGGGCGACGGGCGGGGCGCGGCCGGCACTGAACGCGCAGGTTTGA
- a CDS encoding FAD-binding protein → MDTLKVRDAKDVEEVVRAAIANEQPLEIIGHGGKRSIGHTMATNAVLDVSALNAVTSYEPNELIITLQAGAPLADVLALIDAKNQQFAFEPMDTAPLLGTPLSGTIGGMIAAGLAGPRRIRAGGARDHLLGAHAVSGFGDSFKTGGKVVKNVTGYDLCKLLAGSWGTLSVMTEVTLKVMPKPEAERTLLLRGLDDAAANKAMTAALGSPFDVSAAAHLPKSALRAKTEGLGDLAGEGEALTVLRLEGITASAAHRAGSLRELLAPFGAATLIEDVASAALWTAIRDVLPFAASGALGAWPVWRIVCPPASGATLGTQLARETGGDVIYDWGGGLIWAALPPKSDAHAALVRTRANAVGGHATLIRATDDVRRDVDVFHPQAPGIAALSERVRASFDPKTILNRGRLTRSAGR, encoded by the coding sequence GTGGATACGCTCAAGGTCAGAGACGCCAAAGACGTCGAAGAGGTGGTGCGCGCGGCGATTGCCAATGAGCAGCCGCTCGAGATCATCGGCCATGGCGGTAAGCGCAGCATTGGCCATACGATGGCGACCAATGCCGTGCTCGATGTCTCCGCGCTCAATGCCGTCACCTCCTACGAGCCGAACGAGCTCATCATCACGCTCCAGGCCGGGGCGCCGCTCGCCGACGTGCTGGCGCTGATCGATGCCAAGAACCAGCAATTCGCCTTCGAGCCGATGGATACCGCGCCGCTGCTCGGCACGCCGTTGTCAGGCACCATCGGCGGCATGATCGCGGCCGGGCTCGCCGGGCCGCGGCGGATCAGGGCGGGCGGGGCGCGCGATCACCTGCTGGGCGCGCATGCGGTCTCCGGCTTCGGCGACAGCTTCAAGACCGGCGGCAAGGTGGTGAAGAACGTCACCGGTTACGACCTCTGCAAGCTGTTGGCGGGGTCCTGGGGCACGTTGTCGGTGATGACCGAGGTCACGCTGAAGGTGATGCCCAAGCCCGAGGCCGAGCGGACGCTGCTGCTGCGCGGGTTAGATGATGCCGCCGCCAACAAGGCCATGACCGCGGCGCTCGGCTCGCCCTTCGACGTCTCGGCCGCCGCGCATCTGCCGAAATCGGCGCTCCGGGCCAAGACCGAGGGCCTGGGCGATCTCGCGGGGGAGGGCGAGGCGCTGACGGTGCTGCGGCTCGAAGGCATCACCGCGTCTGCCGCGCACCGCGCCGGCTCGCTGCGCGAATTGCTGGCGCCGTTTGGAGCCGCGACGCTGATCGAGGACGTGGCATCCGCGGCGTTGTGGACCGCGATTCGCGACGTGCTGCCGTTCGCGGCCAGCGGTGCGCTCGGCGCCTGGCCGGTCTGGCGCATCGTCTGCCCGCCGGCCTCGGGCGCGACGCTCGGCACGCAGCTGGCGCGCGAGACGGGCGGCGATGTGATCTACGATTGGGGCGGCGGTCTGATCTGGGCGGCGCTCCCGCCGAAGTCGGACGCGCATGCCGCGCTCGTGCGCACGCGCGCGAACGCGGTCGGTGGACATGCCACGCTGATCCGGGCGACTGATGATGTCAGGCGCGACGTCGATGTGTTCCATCCGCAAGCACCGGGTATTGCGGCACTCAGCGAGCGGGTGCGCGCCAGCTTCGATCCGAAGACCATTCTCAACCGGGGACGGCTCACGCGGAGCGCTGGCCGATGA
- a CDS encoding FAD-linked oxidase C-terminal domain-containing protein — translation MAIMMPASDQAVLTRRSEIVAALRAIVPGEGVIDSLAEMRAYESDGLTAYRQPPMVVVLPDTTEQVSLILKYCAAQNIKVVPRGSGTSLSGGALPLEDGVLLGLGKFKRIREIDFDNRVVVTEPGVTNLAISQAVAHAGFYYAPDPSSQIACSIGGNVAENSGGVHCLKYGMTTNNVLGCEIVLMSGEILRIGGKGCENPGYDLMGVITGSEGLLGVITEITVRILQKPETARALMVGFAQVEAAGECVARIIGAGIIPGGMEMMDKPAIHAAEAFVHAGYPLDVEALLIIELDGPKIEVDELISRVETIARGCGSVTLQISNSEAERNLFWAGRKAAFPAVGRISPDYLCMDGTIPRGALPKALARIRELSEKYQLGCANVFHAGDGNLHPLILYDANKPGEIERAEAFGADILRACVEFGGVLTGEHGVGIEKRDLMPDMFSEIDLNQQQRLKCAFDAQGLLNPGKVFPTLHRCAELGRMHVHAGKLAFPDLPRF, via the coding sequence ATGGCCATCATGATGCCCGCAAGCGACCAGGCCGTGCTGACGCGTCGCAGCGAAATCGTCGCCGCCTTGCGCGCCATCGTGCCGGGCGAAGGCGTGATCGACAGCCTCGCCGAGATGCGGGCCTATGAATCCGACGGGCTGACCGCCTATCGGCAGCCGCCCATGGTCGTGGTGCTGCCGGATACGACCGAGCAGGTCTCGCTCATCCTGAAATATTGTGCTGCGCAGAACATCAAAGTGGTACCGCGCGGCTCCGGCACCTCGCTGTCCGGCGGCGCGCTGCCGCTCGAGGACGGCGTGCTGCTCGGCCTCGGCAAGTTCAAGCGCATCCGCGAGATCGATTTCGACAACCGCGTCGTCGTCACCGAGCCCGGCGTCACCAATCTCGCGATCAGCCAGGCGGTCGCCCATGCCGGCTTCTATTACGCACCCGATCCGTCCTCGCAGATCGCCTGCTCGATCGGCGGCAACGTGGCGGAGAATTCCGGCGGCGTGCACTGCCTGAAATACGGCATGACCACCAACAACGTGCTCGGCTGCGAGATCGTGCTGATGAGCGGCGAGATCCTGCGCATCGGCGGCAAGGGGTGCGAGAATCCCGGCTATGACCTGATGGGCGTCATCACCGGTTCCGAAGGCCTGCTCGGCGTCATCACCGAGATCACGGTGCGCATCCTGCAGAAGCCGGAGACGGCGCGTGCGCTGATGGTGGGTTTTGCGCAAGTCGAGGCGGCCGGCGAATGCGTGGCCCGCATCATCGGCGCCGGCATCATTCCCGGCGGCATGGAGATGATGGACAAGCCCGCGATTCACGCCGCGGAGGCCTTCGTGCATGCCGGCTATCCGCTCGATGTGGAAGCGCTGCTCATCATCGAGCTCGATGGGCCCAAGATCGAGGTCGACGAGCTGATCTCGCGGGTGGAGACCATCGCACGAGGCTGCGGCTCGGTGACGCTGCAGATTTCCAATTCCGAGGCCGAGCGCAACCTGTTCTGGGCCGGCCGCAAGGCAGCGTTCCCCGCGGTGGGCCGCATCTCGCCCGATTATCTCTGCATGGACGGCACGATCCCGCGCGGCGCGCTGCCGAAGGCGCTCGCCCGCATCCGCGAGCTCTCGGAAAAGTACCAGCTCGGCTGCGCCAACGTGTTCCACGCCGGTGACGGCAATCTGCACCCCTTGATCCTCTACGATGCCAACAAACCCGGCGAGATCGAGCGCGCCGAGGCTTTTGGTGCCGACATCCTGCGCGCCTGCGTCGAGTTCGGCGGCGTGCTCACCGGCGAGCACGGCGTCGGCATCGAGAAGCGCGACCTGATGCCCGACATGTTCAGCGAGATCGACCTCAACCAGCAGCAGCGCCTGAAATGCGCCTTCGACGCGCAGGGCCTGCTCAATCCCGGGAAAGTATTTCCGACCCTGCACCGCTGTGCCGAGCTCGGCCGCATGCACGTGCACGCGGGCAAGCTGGCGTTCCCGGATTTGCCGCGGTTTTAG
- the cycA gene encoding cytochrome c-550 CycA gives MTKLTLGALTILTVIATAPAAMAQDVAAGKTSFNKCLACHAIGEGAKNKVGPELNGLNGRKSGTVEGYSYSDANKNSGITWDEATFKEYIKDPKAKIPGTKMAFAGIKNETEINNLWAFLAQYDKDGKIKQ, from the coding sequence ATGACAAAACTGACTTTGGGCGCGCTGACGATCCTCACCGTCATTGCCACCGCACCCGCCGCGATGGCGCAGGATGTCGCGGCCGGCAAGACATCGTTCAACAAGTGCCTGGCCTGCCACGCGATCGGCGAAGGCGCCAAGAACAAGGTCGGCCCCGAGCTCAACGGCCTCAACGGCCGCAAGTCGGGCACGGTTGAGGGCTATAGCTACTCGGACGCGAACAAGAATTCCGGCATCACCTGGGACGAGGCCACGTTCAAGGAGTACATCAAGGACCCCAAGGCCAAGATCCCCGGCACCAAGATGGCGTTCGCCGGCATCAAGAACGAGACCGAGATTAACAATCTCTGGGCCTTCCTTGCCCAATACGACAAGGACGGGAAGATCAAGCAGTAA
- a CDS encoding alpha/beta fold hydrolase — MVVMSVVTALVLLALLTQAGIVAVQRAFPPQGRMIEVDGATLHVVDLGPREAGLPIVMLHGASSNLEAMRRPLGDLLASDHRVILIDRPGHGWSTRASRQDCTPQIQARMIDEALGKLGIDRAVFVVHSWSGALGARIALDHPHRVAGLVMLAPVTHPWRGGVGRYNELIATPVIGPLLAYTITLPLGYFVTEAGARNVFLPQTMPDGFVQDSATPLLLRPREFIANAYDLVTLKESVAAQVARYGEINAPVTIIAGEPDKTVRTSIHARPFAAAVSNAKLIVLPDLGHMVQNAVPDLVKAEIETMIGHIAPAQAAAD, encoded by the coding sequence ATGGTCGTGATGTCAGTCGTGACGGCGCTGGTTCTGCTGGCGCTGCTCACGCAGGCCGGAATCGTCGCCGTGCAGCGCGCCTTTCCGCCGCAGGGCCGCATGATCGAGGTCGACGGCGCGACGCTTCATGTCGTCGATCTCGGCCCGCGCGAGGCTGGCCTGCCGATCGTGATGCTGCACGGTGCGAGCTCCAATCTCGAAGCGATGCGACGGCCGCTTGGCGATCTCCTCGCCAGCGATCACCGCGTGATTCTGATCGACCGCCCCGGCCATGGCTGGAGCACGCGCGCAAGCCGCCAGGATTGCACGCCGCAGATTCAGGCGCGCATGATCGACGAGGCGCTTGGCAAGCTCGGGATCGATCGCGCGGTCTTCGTGGTGCATTCCTGGAGCGGCGCCCTCGGCGCTCGGATCGCGCTCGATCATCCGCACCGCGTTGCCGGCCTCGTGATGCTCGCGCCCGTCACCCATCCCTGGCGCGGCGGCGTCGGGCGCTACAATGAACTGATCGCAACGCCCGTGATCGGCCCGCTGCTCGCCTACACGATCACGCTGCCGCTCGGCTATTTCGTCACCGAAGCCGGGGCCCGCAACGTGTTCCTGCCGCAGACGATGCCGGACGGTTTCGTGCAGGACTCGGCGACGCCGCTCCTGCTGCGCCCACGCGAGTTCATCGCCAATGCCTATGATCTGGTGACGCTGAAGGAGTCGGTTGCCGCGCAAGTCGCGCGCTATGGCGAGATCAATGCGCCGGTCACGATCATCGCCGGCGAGCCCGACAAGACGGTGAGAACCAGCATCCACGCGCGCCCGTTCGCCGCGGCGGTGTCGAATGCAAAGCTGATCGTGCTGCCCGATCTCGGCCACATGGTGCAGAACGCCGTGCCGGATCTCGTGAAGGCGGAGATCGAGACGATGATAGGACACATCGCCCCGGCGCAGGCGGCCGCCGACTAA